One Lepus europaeus isolate LE1 chromosome X, mLepTim1.pri, whole genome shotgun sequence genomic window carries:
- the LOC133752967 gene encoding protein OS-9-like translates to MAAETLLSSLLGLLLLGLLLPASLTGSVGSLNLEELSEMRYGIEILPLPVLGGQSQASHVVIISSKYKQCYECRLPAGAIHFQREREEETPAYQGPGIPELLSPMRDAPCLLKTKDWWTYEFCYGRHIQQYHMEDSEIKGEVLYLGYYQSAFDWDDETAKASKQHRLKCYHSHTYGNGSKCDLNGRPQEAEVGFLCDESAGISGDYIDRVDEPLSCSYVLTIRTPRLCPHPLLRPPPSAAPQAILCHPSLQPEEYLAYMQRQEDSKQDENKVIEEVQDLEPQMWSEAKPGAVPPKRAGASPAKDDSKEPDFWKMLHEPEEQAPRGEGAEVEEQDPNPEAADVAPGPPSDFQNNVQVKVIRGPADLIRLIEELKGGTKKGKPNAGQEQPDEDVPEAPQREPEGKDKGDADPPGEVGEEDDGDEDEDEDEDELQLLGEFEKELEGILLPSDRERLRAEVKAGMERELDSIIQETEKELDPDGLKKELERD, encoded by the coding sequence ATGGCGGCGGAAACGCTGCTGTCCAGCCTATTGGGGCTGCTGCTTCTGGGGCTGTTGTTACCTGCAAGTCTGACCGGCAGTGTTGGGAGCTTGAACCTGGAGGAGCTGAGTGAAATGCGTTATGGAATCGAGATCCTGCCATTGCCAGTCTTGGGAGGGCAGAGCCAAGCTTCCCACGTGGTGATCATCTCCTCCAAGTACAAACAGTGCTACGAGTGTCGCCTGCCCGCTGGAGCTATCCACTTCCagcgggagagggaggaggagacaccTGCGTACCAAGGGCCTGGGATCCCGGAGTTGCTGAGCCCCATGAGAGATGCTCCCTGCCTGCTCAAGACCAAAGACTGGTGGACGTACGAGTTCTGTTATGGACGCCACATCCAGCAGTACCACATGGAAGATTCAGAGATCAAAGGTGAAGTCCTGTATCTTGGCTACTACCAATCGGCCTTCGACTGGGATGATGAAACAGCCAAGGCCTCCAAGCAGCATCGCCTGAAATGCTACCACAGCCACACCTATGGCAATGGGTCCAAGTGCGACCTCAATGGGAGGCCCCAGGAGGCTGAGGTTGGGTTCCTCTGTGATGAGAGCGCAGGCATTTCCGGGGACTACATTGACCGCGTGGACGAGCCCCTGTCCTGCTCTTATGTGCTGACCATTCGGACCCCCCggctctgcccccaccctctcCTCCGGCCCCCACCCAGTGCTGCTCCACAGGCTATCCTCTGCCACCCTTCCCTGCAGCCCGAGGAGTACCTGGCCTacatgcaaaggcaagaggactCAAAGCAGGATGAAAATAAAGTCATAGAGGAGGTGCAAGACCTAGAGCCCCAAATGTGGAGTGAGGCCAAGCCTGGGGCGGTACCCCCAAAGAGAGCAGGTGCGAGCCCAGCCAAGGACGACAGTAAGGAACCTGATTTCTGGAAGATGCTTCACGAGCCAGAGGAGCAGGCCCCCAGAGGGGAAGGGGCAGAGGTGGAGGAGCAGGACCCGAATCCGGAGGCAGCAGACGTGGCTCCAGGCCCTCCCAGCGATTTTCAGAACAACGTCCAGGTCAAGGTCATTCGGGGTCCTGCCGACTTGATTCGCTTGATAGAGGAGCTGAAAGGTGGAACGAAAAAAGGGAAGCCAAACGCAGGCCAAGAGCAGCCGGACGAGGACGTCCCAGAAGCCCCTCAGAGGGAACCGGAGGGCAAGGACAAGGGTGACGCTGACCCTCCGGGTGAGGTGGGAGAAGAGGACGACGGGGACGAGGACGAAGACGAGGACGAGGACGAGCTGCAGCTTCTGGGGGAGTTTGAGAAGGAGCTGGAAGGGATCCTGCTCCCATCCGACCGAGAGCGGCTCCGCGCCGAAGTGAAGGCAGGCATGGAGCGGGAGCTGGACAGCAtcatccaggagacagagaaggagctgGACCCGGATGGGCTGAAGAAGGAGTTGGAGCGCGATTGA